The genomic DNA GCACGCCCAACGAGTTGCGCACGTTCATGGGCCTGCCCGACCTGGAACCCATGCAGCAGGCGGTCCTCACCGAGATGCAGCGACGGATGATCAGCGCGATGGACCACATGTCGCCGACGGCCATCATGAAGGACTGGTTGACGCCGATGGGCGCCGCCCAGCAGGCCCTCTTCGGGGCGTTCGCGCAGGGTGCGTCCGCGGCGGCGCGGACCGCGCGCGGCGGGCGGTCGAGCACGAGCCGGACGGGCACGGCGAAGGCTCGTGGCGGCGATGAGTCGGGCGAGGCGGCGGCAGGGGACGACGCCGACGGCGCCGCGGCGGGCAGCGCCGACGCCTGACCGTTCGGGCGAAGCCTCGCCCTGACGGTCGGCTGGGCCGCCCCGGGGCGACTCGCGCCCCCGGGGCGTTGGGCCCGGGGCGACTCGGGCCGCCGCGCGACTCCGCCTTGCGGGGGAGACGCCGACCCCTCGATGGGGGTCCGCTCCCCCCGGCTCTCCATCTTGCCGCCGATCCGGCGCGCCGGGCACCCGCCGTACGGTCTTGACAGGAACCGTACGGAAGGGGCGAGACCATGCTCGAGGTGTACGAGCTGACCCGGCGTTACGGCGAACTCGTGGCGGTGGACGCCGTGAGTTTCGAGGTGCCGCCCGGGGAGCTGGTGGGCTTCGTCGGCGGCAACGGCGCCGGCAAGACCACGACGATGCGGATGATCATGGGGGTCCTCGGGATCCACCACGGCGAGGTCCGGTGGCGGGGCCGGCCGATCACGGCGCTGGATCGGCGCCACTTCGGGTACATGCCCGAGGAGCGCGGCCTCTACCCCAAGCAACCCGTCATCGACCAGCTCGTGTACCTGGGTCGGCTGCACGGCATGGAGCAGCGCCAGGCCCGCCGCGAGGCCACCGACGCGTTGGAGCGGTTCGGTCTCGGCGACCGCGCCAAGGACAAGGTCGAAAAGCTCTCCCTCGGCAACCAGCAGCGGGTGCAGATCATCGCGGCGCTGCTGGGCACCCCGACCGCGCTCGTCCTCGATGAACCGTTCTCCGGGCTCGACCCCGACGCCGTGGACGCCATGGTGGGGCTGCTGCGCGAGCGCACCCGGCAGGGCGTCCCGGTGCTCTTCTCCAGCCACCAGCTCGACCTCGTGGAGCGGCTCTGCGACCGCCTCGTCGTGCTCGCCCGGGGCCGGGTGGCCGCCCGCGGGACCGTCGGCGACCTGCGCCGCTCCGGCACCGTGCGGCACCGGCTGGTGCTCGCCGGGGACGCCGGCTGGACCCGCGACGTGCCCGGGGTCAGCGTGATCGACGTCGACGGCCGCGAGGCCGTGCTGGAGTTCCTGGCGCCGGGGGCCGACCGGGCGTTGCTCACCGAGGCGCTGCGGCGCGGGGACGTGGCCGAGTTCGGGCCGATCGTCCCGCCACTGTCCGAGATCTACCGGGAGGTGACGGCATGACCACGACGCCGACCCGCGGCGACGCGGGCCCCCACGACGCGATGAGCGGCGACGCGACCCGGAGGGGTGCGACCAGTCGCGGCAGGAACCGCGGCGATGCGGCCCGCAGCGGCGCGAACCGGGAGTCCATCCGGGCCTGGCCGATCGTCGCGGTCCGCGAGGTCCAGGCCCGCGTCACCGACAAGAACTTCCTGGTCTCCACGGTGATGACCATGGTGATCATGCTGAGCGTGTTCGCCATCCAGGGGTGGATCGCCGGCAAGGGCTCGCAGTGGACCGTCGTCGCCACCACCCAGCAGGGCCAGGACCTCGCCGGGCGGATCGGCGTCGCCGCGCACGCCGCCGACGACAAGAACTCCGTGGTCGTCCGGCGCGCCGGCGACGATGCGGCCGCCCGGGGCGAGCTGCGCAGCGGCGCCGCCGATGTCTACCTGCACGAGGACGGCGGCAGCTGGGTCTTGACCACCAAGAACGACACGCCGCCCTCGACCCTGCAGGCCGTGACGCAGCAGGTGGTGCGCGCCGAGGTCCTGGACCGGAACGCCAGAGCGGCCGGTACCACCGCCGAGGCCCTGACCCGCGGCACCCAGGTGCAGACCGATCAGTTGGAGGGCAGCGGCACCGAGATGCTCGTCCGGATGCTCACGGGGCTGGCGCTGGGCGTGATGTTCTACATGGTCAGCCTGATGTTCGGGTTGGCCATCGCGCAGAGCGTCATCGAGGAGAAGCAGTCCCGGATCGTGGAGATCATCGCCAGCGCCATCCCGCTGCGGCAGCTGCTCACCGGCAAGGTCGTCGGCAGCACCGTGCTCGCGCTGGGCCAGATGATCCTGTTCGTGGCTGCCGGACTCATCGGTCTCCAGTTCACGCCGTACAAGCAGTACGTCGCCGCGGTCAGCGGCCCAGCCGGGTGGTTCGTCGCGTTCTTCCTCGTGGGGTTCGTGGCGCTGGCCTGCCTCTGGGCGGTTGCGGGGTCCCTCTCGAGCCGGCAGGAGGATCTGTCGACGACCTCGCAGCCGATGCAGATGCTGTTGCTGGCCACGTTCATGGGCGGCACGTTCGCGCAGGGAACGGTGCAGACCGTGCTGTCATTCGTGCCGGTCATCTCGGGCGTCGCCATGCCGATGCGGATGCTGGCCGGCGACGTGCCTCTCTGGCAGCCCCTCGCCTCGCTCGTGATCACCCTGGTCTTCGCCGGGTTCGCGATCCTGATCGGGGAGAAGATCTACCGGCGCAGCATCCTCGCCGGCGGCGGACGCGTCTCGTGGCGGCAGGCGCTGCGGACGGCGGACTGAGCGCGGCGTACTGAGGGCGGCCGACGCGTCGGTCGGCTTCCAGGGGACTGGCCGACGAACGGCGCGAGAACGGTCCCGAAACGGTCTTGACGCGGTCCCGCGGCGCCGGAAAACTGGGCGCCCCCGCAGCACGCGGCGGCCGCGGACGACCGGTGCGATGCGCTCGAGCAGGTCACATCGCGAGTGCCGGCGCCGATAGGTGGGCGCTGCGGGCGGCCGACAACGGCCGTCCCGCCTCACCTTTCGGTGCCGGCGAAGCGAGCGGCGCGCGACGACGGCGTACGTCGGGATCGGTGACGAGGAGGACAGGATGCGGGTGGAGACCCTCCCGGGGGCGGGCGCCCCGCGGCGCGGGCCGGTCCACCTGTGCACCCCCGGTCTGCTGCCGACCCCGGTCGGCCGCCACCTGGTCGCCCTCGACATCGACGGCACGATTCTGCACCACGACGGCACGCTCTCCCCGGTCGTCGCGGACGCGGTGGCCGGGGCCCGCGACGCGGGGCACGAAGTCGTCATCGCGACCGGCCGGTCGCTGCTGTCCGCGCTGCCGGTCGCGCGGCGGCTTGGGCTGACGGACGGTTACCTCGTCACCAGCAACGGCGCGGTCGTCGCCGAGCTCGACGAGGCGGCAGCCCACGGTGCGCGCATCGTGCTCACCGAGACCTTCGATCCCGCGCCGGCGCTGGCCGCGCTGCGCGGCTCCTGGCCGGACGCCCGGGTGGCTGTCGAGGAGGTCGGGCTCGGGTTCAAGGTGAGCGCCGAGTTCGATCCGGGCGAGCTCGACGGGCGCATCCGGGTCGTGGACTGGGACGAGTTGATCTCCGGGCCAGCCACGCGGGTGACCTTCCGCAGCCCCAGCGGCACGGCGCAGGACTTCCTGGCGCTGGTGGAGCGGGTCGGGCTCAAGGGCGTCAACTACGCGGTTGGCTTCACGGCCTGGCTCGACATCGCCGCCGAGGGCGTCAGCAAGGCCTCGGGACTGGAGCGGGTCCGGAGCTGGGAGCAGATCGCGCGCTCGCGCACCGTCGCCGTCGGCGATCAGCGCAACGACTGCGAGATGCTCTCCTGGGCCGCCTGCGGGGTCGCGATGGGCAACGCGCCCGACGAGGTGAAGGCCAGCGCGGACCTGGTCGCCGCGCACGTGCTTCAGGACGGGCTCGCCGACGTGTTGCGGGCGCTGCCCAGCAACGCGACCGGAACGTGTTGCGCCTGAGTCGGATTGGTGTCGATCCGCGCTCGAAACTATTCAATTCACGGCGTCCAGAACGGCCGTCCGTATTGGACGCAACCCGAAATTTTGACCCCATTGTCAGTCGTTCGGAATGGCCAAAAGTGGCGTCAGGCAACGCCCTGAGCTGCGAAAACGCGGATAGATCTCAGTTGTAATTTTGTGTCGCGAGAATGCTTGACGGGAGACCGCTGGGGTCGATTGATCCAGTGCCAGAAACCCTACCGAAGGTTCTCGAAAGGAGGAGCTTTGCTGATTTCCGCCGATACCCGAGGCTACGGCCCGGACGCTGCCACGGCAGCAGATCCGGTCTTTGCCAACCACCTACGGATCGCCGATTTTGCCGCGAGCCTGTCGCAGCGCCTCCTGGCCGAGACGCACACCGACGGGACGGGGCCGGACGACGACTACCTGCGCGGCTACGCGCGGGCCATGTCGGACCTGTCCGAGGCGCTGATCGCCGGCGAGATGTGCCCGGGCGGGCCGTTCTGCCCGGACCCGCGTCGCTGACGGGGACCTCCCCGCACACGTCGTACCCACGAGGGGGCGGCCACCACAACGGTGGCCGCCCCCTCGTCGCGTGCGGGTGGCGGTGGTGCCCCCGTCGGTACGGCTGAGGGCGCTCGGCCGGGGGTCCCCCGGTCGCGACCCGCCCGGCGGGTGCGAGTGGGCAGCTATTAGGACACGTTCCGTGTCGTGATCGCCGCAGATAACGTGTCCTGACAGATGTCCGCTCGGAACTCGTCGAGGGCCACCTGCCCGCCCAGCCACTGGGTGTGCGGGATGGCGCCCACCATCACGACAGCGCCCGCGTCGGCAGCGTCTCCTCGCTCGGTGACGGACCGAAACCTGATCGCGAAGCGTCAGTCGCGTGGCGCCAGGGCGATGGGCGGGGTTTGCTGGGGCCCCGTCGCGTCGTCTGGGATGATGCGGACACCATGGCCGAGCTCACGATCACCAGCGCGGCGAACCCGCGCGTCAAGGCCCTGCTCGCGCTGCGCCGCCGCCGCACCCGCGACGCCGAGCGGGTCACCCTCCTGGAGGGCCTGGCCGAGACCGAGCTGGCCCTGCGGGCTGGGGCAGCGCCGCGGGAGCTCTACCTCTGCGAGGACCTGATGGCCGCGCCCGGCGCCGCGGCCGCGCTGGCCGAGCGGGTCCGGGCCGGCGGCGGCGACGTCGTACGGCTGTCGCGTCCCGTCTTCGAGAAGGTGGCCTACCGCGAGGGTCCCGACGGCGTCCTGGCGGTCGCGCCGGCGCCGGGCCGCGACCTCGCGGACCTCACGCTGCCCGCCGCCCCCCTGCTGCTGCTCAGCCAGGGCGTGGAGAAGCCGGGCAACCTCGGGGCGATGCTGCGCACCGCCGACGCCGCGGGGGTGGCCGCCGTCGTCGCCGCCGATCCGGTGACCGACTGGGGCAACCCGAACGTGGTCCGGGCGAGCAAGGGCACCGTCTACGCGCTGCCGGTGGTTGCGACCGACACCGGGACGGCCTTCGGGTGGCTCGCGGAGCGTGGCGTCGCGGTCGTCGCCACCACGCCGGACACGGGCCTGCTGCACACCGACGTGGACTACACCGGCCCAGTCGCGGTGGCCGTCGGGGCCGAGAAGACGGGGTTGACGGGGGAGGCGCTGGCGGCTGCGACGTACCGCGTTCGGATCCCGATGGCCGGCCGCGCCGACTCGCTCAACGTGGCGACGTCGGCCGCGATCGTCCTGTACGAGGCGGTCCGGCAGCGCCTCACCGGGCAGCATCGGCGCCCTCAGGGGTGATTCTGGGGTCACCCTCGTGATGTGCCACGATGGCGGCATGCGAGTCGACCATGTGTCCTATGCCGCCGAACCGGACGGGGTGCGGGCGACCGCCGATCGGCTGGCGGAGCAGCTCGGGGTGCGGGCGGTCAACGGGGGCGTGCACCCCTCCTTCGGCACCCGGAACATGATCCTGCCGATGGCGCACGAACGGTACGTCGAGGTGGTCGAGCCGCTCGACCATCCGGCCACGGACAAGGCCCCGTTCGGCAAGGCCGTAAAGTCGGCTTGCGGCGAGGGCGGCGGCTGGCTGGGCTGGGTCATTCGCGTCGACGACATCGCGCCCATCGAGGAGCGTCTCGGCCGCGAGGCCGCCTGCGGCCACCGCGTGTTTCCCGACGGGCGCCGGCTGGAGTGGCGCCAGGTCGGGATCAATGGCCTGCTCAACGACCCGCAGCTGCCGTTCTTCATCCAGTTCCTCAACCCGGATCTGCACCCCTCCGGCGCCCTGGACATCGAGCCGAGCGTCAACATCGCCGGCCTGACCATCGCGGGCGACCCGCAGCGGGTCTGTCACTGGCTGGGCCTGCCCGCCGACCAGACCTCGTCGGTCATCGACTTCACGTTCCTGGCTCCGAAGGGCCACGCCGGCCTGCTGTCGGTCACCTTCGACACCCCGACGGGCCAGATCACGATCTGAGCAGTCGGGAGGTCGGCGCCCGAACGGCGCCGGCGGGCCGTCAGCCCAGGCCCGTGACCTGGCAGAACGTGTCGTAGTGGTCGCCGGTGTAGTACCACTGCTTCGGCTGCGTCGGCGGGTCGCCGCCGGTCACGATGCGCCGCATCTCGCGCGAGGACTCGCCGGGCGTGATGACCGTGTATTCGCGGTAGTAGCCCTCCGGTTTGTTCGGCAGCCGGCGCTCGTTGTTGCGGAAGGTCACCCCGTCGTTGCGCGGGTACGGGAACGGGCCACCCGCGCGGACCAGGTCGATCGTGACGCGGGCCTGCGCCGACAGCCGGTCCACGTCGCACCGGGCCACGCTCCGGTCGGTCGCCGTGATCGGCGCGCCGCCTGGTCCGCGGGTCAGGGTGCCGCCGGTGCCTCCAGCGCCCCCGGCGTACGGCGTGGCCCCCGACGTCCCACCGCCCGCGCGGGGCGGCGCCGTGACCGTCTTGGTCACCGTCACCACCGAGGACGTCGCGCCGACCTG from Austwickia sp. includes the following:
- a CDS encoding VOC family protein — encoded protein: MRVDHVSYAAEPDGVRATADRLAEQLGVRAVNGGVHPSFGTRNMILPMAHERYVEVVEPLDHPATDKAPFGKAVKSACGEGGGWLGWVIRVDDIAPIEERLGREAACGHRVFPDGRRLEWRQVGINGLLNDPQLPFFIQFLNPDLHPSGALDIEPSVNIAGLTIAGDPQRVCHWLGLPADQTSSVIDFTFLAPKGHAGLLSVTFDTPTGQITI
- a CDS encoding ABC transporter permease gives rise to the protein MTTTPTRGDAGPHDAMSGDATRRGATSRGRNRGDAARSGANRESIRAWPIVAVREVQARVTDKNFLVSTVMTMVIMLSVFAIQGWIAGKGSQWTVVATTQQGQDLAGRIGVAAHAADDKNSVVVRRAGDDAAARGELRSGAADVYLHEDGGSWVLTTKNDTPPSTLQAVTQQVVRAEVLDRNARAAGTTAEALTRGTQVQTDQLEGSGTEMLVRMLTGLALGVMFYMVSLMFGLAIAQSVIEEKQSRIVEIIASAIPLRQLLTGKVVGSTVLALGQMILFVAAGLIGLQFTPYKQYVAAVSGPAGWFVAFFLVGFVALACLWAVAGSLSSRQEDLSTTSQPMQMLLLATFMGGTFAQGTVQTVLSFVPVISGVAMPMRMLAGDVPLWQPLASLVITLVFAGFAILIGEKIYRRSILAGGGRVSWRQALRTAD
- a CDS encoding ATP-binding cassette domain-containing protein, which gives rise to MLEVYELTRRYGELVAVDAVSFEVPPGELVGFVGGNGAGKTTTMRMIMGVLGIHHGEVRWRGRPITALDRRHFGYMPEERGLYPKQPVIDQLVYLGRLHGMEQRQARREATDALERFGLGDRAKDKVEKLSLGNQQRVQIIAALLGTPTALVLDEPFSGLDPDAVDAMVGLLRERTRQGVPVLFSSHQLDLVERLCDRLVVLARGRVAARGTVGDLRRSGTVRHRLVLAGDAGWTRDVPGVSVIDVDGREAVLEFLAPGADRALLTEALRRGDVAEFGPIVPPLSEIYREVTA
- a CDS encoding HAD-IIB family hydrolase, with the translated sequence MRVETLPGAGAPRRGPVHLCTPGLLPTPVGRHLVALDIDGTILHHDGTLSPVVADAVAGARDAGHEVVIATGRSLLSALPVARRLGLTDGYLVTSNGAVVAELDEAAAHGARIVLTETFDPAPALAALRGSWPDARVAVEEVGLGFKVSAEFDPGELDGRIRVVDWDELISGPATRVTFRSPSGTAQDFLALVERVGLKGVNYAVGFTAWLDIAAEGVSKASGLERVRSWEQIARSRTVAVGDQRNDCEMLSWAACGVAMGNAPDEVKASADLVAAHVLQDGLADVLRALPSNATGTCCA
- a CDS encoding RNA methyltransferase; this translates as MAELTITSAANPRVKALLALRRRRTRDAERVTLLEGLAETELALRAGAAPRELYLCEDLMAAPGAAAALAERVRAGGGDVVRLSRPVFEKVAYREGPDGVLAVAPAPGRDLADLTLPAAPLLLLSQGVEKPGNLGAMLRTADAAGVAAVVAADPVTDWGNPNVVRASKGTVYALPVVATDTGTAFGWLAERGVAVVATTPDTGLLHTDVDYTGPVAVAVGAEKTGLTGEALAAATYRVRIPMAGRADSLNVATSAAIVLYEAVRQRLTGQHRRPQG